From a region of the Marmota flaviventris isolate mMarFla1 chromosome 13, mMarFla1.hap1, whole genome shotgun sequence genome:
- the Ambp gene encoding protein AMBP has protein sequence MWGLRASLLLLATCVAASADPVPDDIQVQENFDVTRIYGKWFNLAVGSTCPWLKRIKDKMSVSTLLLGEGPTASEISVIHTHWRRGVCEEMSAAYEKTSTAGKFLYHKPKWNVTMESYVVHTNYDEYAIFLTKKMSRHHGPTITAKLYGRKPQLRDSLLQAFREMALGVGIPEDSIFTMADRGECVPGEQEPQPTPLSRARRAVLPQEEEGSGAEQPVPGFNRKEDSCQLAHSPGPCLGLFPRYFYNGSSMACETFQYGGCLGNDNNFLSEKECLQTCRTVAACNLPIVPGPCRAFKQLWAFDAVQGKCVLFNYGGCQGNGNKFYSEKECKEYCGVPGEGDEELLRYSN, from the exons ATGTGGGGTCTCCGCGCCTCGCTTCTGCTGTTGGCCACCTGCGTGGCGGCGAGCGCTGACCCTGTGCCAGATGACATCCAAGTGCAGGAGAACTTCGACGTCACCCGG ATCTACGGGAAGTGGTTCAACCTGGCCGTTGGCTCCACCTGCCCTTGGCTGAAGAGGATCAAGGACAAGATGAGCGTGAGCACGCTGCTGCTGGGAGAGGGGCCCACGGCGTCGGAGATCAGCGTCATCCACACCCACTGGCG GAGGGGCGTCTGCGAGGAGATGTCCGCAGCCTATGAGAAGACCAGCACGGCGGGCAAGTTCCTCTACCACAAGCCCA AATGGAACGTGACCATGGAGTCCTACGTGGTGCACACCAACTATGACGAGTACGCCATTTTTCTGACCAAAAAAATGAGCCGACACCATGGACCCACCATTACCGCCAAGCTCTACG GGCGGAAGCCACAGCTGAGGGACAGCCTCCTGCAGGCGTTCAGGGAGATGGCCCTGGGCGTGGGCATCCCTGAGGACTCCATCTTCACAATGGCCGACAGAG GGGAATGTGTCCCTGGGGAGCAGGAGCCACAGCCCACCCCACTCTCG AGAGCCCGGCGGGCTGTGCTGCCCCAAGAGGAGGAAGGATCAGGGGCTGAGCAGCCAGTACCGGGTTTCAACAGGAAGGAAG ACTCCTGCCAGCTGGCCCACTCACCAGGTCCCTGCCTGGGCCTGTTCCCGAGGTATTTCTACAATGGATCGTCCATGGCCTGTGAGACCTTCCAATATGGCGGCTGCTTGGGCAACGACAACAACTTCCTCTCTGAGAAGGAATGTTTGCAGACATGTCGCACCGTGG CGGCCTGCAACCTCCCCATAGTCCCTGGTCCCTGCAGAGCGTTCAAACAGCTCTGGGCATTTGATGCCGTCCAGGGAAAGTGCGTCCTCTTCAACTATGGGGGTTGCCAAGGCAACGGCAACAAGTTCTACTCAGAGAAGGAGTGCAAGGAGTACTGCGGCGTCCCTGGCGAAG GGGATGAGGAGCTACTGCGCTACTCCAACTGA